AATACAGCAGTAGGAGCCCCATGTGTTACCCTCTCTGGAGGTGGAAGACAGGACAGCAGATCTACTGCACACTGGGCCGTTGCAGGGGAGCTGTGTGGGGCTCGCAGATTCATGGCATCCCTGACCACCTCGTACAGAGTCCTGGTGATGAGCGGAGATGGCAGCTCTCTCAGATAGTCCTTCAGTATACCTGGATAGCACAGTGCTGGGTTTAGAGGATAGGATAGAACCATGCTGACCTTGACCCCGGACTATCTGCATTGTTGTGGCACTGACCTGTGACAACATTAATGTCAGGGTAAAGATCCTCGTTGAGACGGACCGCTGAGCTGTTCCTCTCAAACCAATCCCGGAGTTCTTTCTTCACAGCTGCAGAGCCACACAGTCTATACAGGCCCACCACCTGAGGGTGGGTTCACATGATGACATTATCAACCATCTCCTGTTCCCAACAGGAACTGAAAGGAAAGATGCTAATTTTCTGATTGGGTAAAGATGGGCTTTAATTTCTCCCACCTGGAAGCTTTTCAtggatttttacatttgttttgagCTCAAAGGTTAAATTAAGCAGCCTGATCTCTGACCTCGAGCCTGGTGCAGCTTTAGTTGAAACACAAACCTGAGAAGTCAGAGCCAAGCAGCTGAAATCAATTTTATTGATGGGAAACTGGGCTCTGGAGTACACGACCAGAGTAGCTATTGTCATTTACATCACAGACCCCTCAAAATGTGACTGGTAAGTTGTGTATAGGTGAGAAAGCAAAGGTGAGTGATAACCACAGATACCTTGAGTCCTCTGCGCTCAATCTCTGCCACAGTCTTCTGGATGATGAGGGGCACAGGAGTTGCAGAGCCCTCCTTCTCCACTAGATGGTGCAGCTCCACCCCAAACACATTTGCAGGAGCAGTTGTAGCCAAGCTGGTCTGTGGAGGACAGTAGGACAGTGGGTACAGCTGCTGGGTCAGGTTCCCAGGCTGACTGGAATATGGGCTTGGAACATGTTAGTGGGACTGGAGGTGTGACTGTACCTGAGTGTCCCACATCTCCTGCAGAGACAGTTTAACGTACAGGAGTCCTCTGGGCTCTAGcttcacacagagctgctgactCCGACTTCctgtcacacaaacatcaaactgTTGAATTCCTGAATAGATAGATCCGTGACCCTGGCACTTCAGCATACAATACCTTTAAACAGAGGAGGGACCAAGACCCCACCCAGACAGCACACTCTGTTCCTGGCTGGACCACCTGAGCTCTCCATTCCTGGGTTTACCCCTCCCACTGCCTGCTGATTGACTGCAGggacacaaaaaatgaaaacataaacgGCATAGCAACTTGTTTCCATGAATCCTCGAATCCAAGTTCAGACTTAGATTAAAAAGTGAGGCATAAACAGTCAATGAATCAGAATATGTGAACAAGACCTGGTATAGTAGTATTTGGAAGGAAGATTCATTAGTACACTGTAGTACTCAGCAATACACAGTAGTGTTCAGTAGAAGTAGTACTCAGTAAGACCTGGCGTTAGCACCACGATGCGGAGGTGTCGTGCTCTCTCCAGCTCCAGATGAAATGTGTGGTTTAAGGAGAGGGCAGGGCCTCGCAGGGTCAGAATGGCAGTCCTTGCTCTTGTCACACCATCGACCTGGATGGCAAGGAAGACCTCCTTACTGCTGTCTGACCTGAGAGAGGGCAGGGACAGAAGGGGTGAGTGGTTCCCTGACAACCAGAGGATGGTCTCTCTGACTTTAGTTCTCACGGGCTCCAGACATTTGGTCATGACCTCCACCTGAGTTTTACCTGATGCTCTTCATCTCTTCCAGGCCCAGCAGGTGGACTGTCAGTAAACCTGTCACCCGCTGGCTGCACCGTGGTGGATCAGAACCCACATAGAACTGGAATGAACTGACGTCACACACCACGTCCAAGGAGGTTACAGGCTGAGGTGATTGTTGCCTTGGCAGAAGTTCAGGGGAGTCTCCATCACTAAGGTAACCTGAAAGGACACTAGTCACATTACATCACGGTTCCTGACATGGTCTCTACTGTTGCAGGTTGACGTCTTCTTGACTCAGGTGATCACAGCTTCACCTAGTTTGACCTATGACCTCTGGATAGAGGCCAACAGCTTGAGAAACTACCTGGTCTTTATCCCGCTGACGTGTTGTTGGCTAACTTGAAGCAAGTGAACAGATGTTCTTAATATCCTGATTCGTGAGGCAGTGTAACCGGTTTACCTCCTTTGCTGGTGGAACGACCTTTAGATGATTGCCGCAGGGGACGAGCAGGGAGCGCTGAGCTATCAAGGTGATATCTGCTGATCACATTCTGGTTGGACACTGCTAATGTTGCATTCTTATTGGTTGAATCGCCTCCACCCCTGCTGTCGATTCCATGGCGATGAGAGTGTGAGGATGAGCGGAGGCTGAGTTTGCGCCGTAGCTCAGGAAGTTTCTTCATCTTCAGGGATAGTTTCCTCACTGTACCAGGGGACTTCAGCCTGTCAATTACACTCCCAGACACCCCCGTCTTCTTTTGGGAGTTGGGGCTAGAGTCTGAAGGAGTTGCATCTGAGGAGAtcagaggtggaggagctgaagctacAGACAGGTAGCAACTGTGGTAGAAGGAGACACGGGGTGAAGACCTACCTATGtcctctgctgtgatgtcatcaaaatGGTGGCACACACCCTCCAGTGGCCAGTCACTGCTTTGGGACTCTGCTGATCCAACGCAGATTCCTCCAGGCTCTGCTCTGGCATCACCTGGCCCAGCCCCTATTGttacctcttcttcttccatctcatccctcctcctccatatcTCCTGTCCCAAGTGTGCCCCATTGgcatcttcctcctctgggaTGGGGTTGTACCAGATGTTGCTGCCACGGTCCTCCTGAGGACCGCAAATGTCCTCAGAGGTCTTTCCTGAGGACAGCACCCAGGCCCGGCTGCTGCGATCCAGACTCTGCAGGTAGGCACGCTGGCCTGACAGCTTGGTGCTGATGGGGGGAGTGTCAAGGGACCCCCCTGTGTGCTGTGGGGTTTCCTGCTGTACTGATTTAGAACTGACAGTACCATAGGAGGCGCTGGTCATGTCCCTGATCAGACCGGTGTACTTCCTGTCACTGCACAgctctgactgaaaaaaaaaaaagggagaagaaaagtTTACATCAGGCAGATGCAACCAATGAGGAGCGGGATGTGAGGGGGCACAGAACCCATAAGCATTCTGTACCTTGTCCTGTGGCCTCTGCTTCCAAGACAGCCCAGGTGAATCTTGGGATATCCCTGTTGGGTGGCTCTGGGAGGACAGCTTGGGGGCAGGACTGTATAAAGATATGGGAAGAGCTGCAGAGCCTTGGTGAGCCCACTGCTGTTTCTTAGCAACTGTGATGTGGTGATGTGGTGGTGAGGAGGAGTCGGGGGATGTCCTCGCTGCTGTCCAGGGTGGTGATGATAGTGGTGAAGAAGACTGAAGAGCACAGTCAGACCGGACTGGAATATCTACAGGGAACACACATGATGAGCGTTCATTAAAGATGCCATGCGGTACTGACCTTGAGCCTGGATACAGATGTATCCAAGGAACAgattttttcctctgtgaacCTCCTCCAAACTGCAATGGTTAAAACCTGACATAGACCACAGTGCATCATGGGAAGAAAACCAGCTGGCTGAGAGTGTGATTTAAACAATGTCCTGCTGGGAAATTGTGGGTCCttcattcatgtggatgttCCTTCGACACAAAGCATTGACCTAAACCTGATTCAGACCAAATGCAGGTCTTCATGGAATCAGTATTTCCTGATGTCagtgtcctccttcagcaggatcAGGCTCCCCAGGACTCATTCTAGTGCAGCAACTGTTGGATGAGCTGCATCAACAAGTCCAGATCCATCAAGGCTCCACTTCACAACCTCTAGGACTGAAAGGATCTGTTGTTAGCATCCAGATCAGACAGCTCAGACCTCAGACAGTCCAGACCACCAGAATAAGGACCTACAGAATCTGTGGCAGGTCATAATCTTCTGGTTAATGATCAGCTGATTCACTGAGACGCTGGAAAATTCTTAAATTAGAACGAGAGAAGCCTCTAGTCACATGACCAACATCTGGATTTCTCTTCcaggtctgtgtttgtctttgtgtgtgtgtgtgtgtgtgttgtggtaaTAATCGTCCATCTGTTTCTAATTTGCTGGGGGGGTGACTAAACAGCTGTCAATGacgtctctgtgtgtgactaAAACACACTGCTGTCTATTCACTATTCATTAGTGAAtagacacacaaagactgcagtcagcaacacacacacacacagcctaagctctgtttctgttcaaCTGCTGCTAAACATGTGATGTTTTAACTCTTCTCCTGAGGATGGTCGCACTGTGCGAAACAACTATAACTACAATAACAGCATCAagaacaataatgataatagcaataaaaatgacaacagcATTAATGATAATGctataacaacaacacagacaacgACAATAACGGCATCAGTAAAAACCACAGTAATAAAGACAGTAATTACAACAACGACAAAAAGTTTGTCTGCAAGCTGAAACATTTGATCTGGATCTTAAGTCAGTCAGAGCAgagataaacaggaagtgaccacacacacacacacacagtctaatGACAGGAAGTGGTTCGTCTGCAGGAAGCTGAACACAGGACCAGATCAGTGGTCATCCATCAATCAACATCCAGGTGTCTGGTTTCACCTAGATCAGGAACTTAACAGTCTGGTCCTGGCTTCAAGACACTGCGTGATGCCTGTACCTGAGTCCAGACCTCAGAACTCATCAACTCTGACCTCGAGCTGTAACATTACAAGTAACATCAGCACCTTGTACCCTGGAAGCTCTCCAGCTTCCTGACCCTGATCCTAGAGTCCTGATCCAGAATAGACCAGGCctcaaaataaacattaatgCCAGCGTGTCAAAGTCCAGGACAGTCCAGAAGGCTCTACAGGTCAGAAGTCAGGGATCTAGCCATGCTGTTGTTTTGGAGTAAAGTTTTGGTTCAGGTTCAGGAAAGGTGGTGGTCTTGGTTCAGATTAATAACTACATATCCACCTGTCAGCAATCCCCCTGACCCTGGTTCAGGACCAGGCCAAGATCTTTGCCAACAGAGCGTGATGGAGCTCGAGTTTCAGAGGAATCAACTGAAGGTGCCTCAGGAGGTCTCTCTGGTCCCGAGTCCTCAGTCTACATGCTTGTGATGTCTGACTGTCATACAATGTTTCCTCGGACAGATTTAATAACATCTGTTGAATTGAATGAACCTCAtgataatgaaaagaaaaaagtgcctGAACTGATTATGTGACATCATAATGTGCATGACATCACAGGAAGCCACTGTGTGATATCACAGGCAGTTCAGACTGACCGTCACTGCAGC
Above is a genomic segment from Echeneis naucrates chromosome 19, fEcheNa1.1, whole genome shotgun sequence containing:
- the syde1 gene encoding rho GTPase-activating protein SYDE1, with the translated sequence MAEPLLKRTFSRLRGRDRSRRKTDPKLSDIPVRSDCALQSSSPLSSPPWTAARTSPDSSSPPHHHITVAKKQQWAHQGSAALPISLYSPAPKLSSQSHPTGISQDSPGLSWKQRPQDKSELCSDRKYTGLIRDMTSASYGTVSSKSVQQETPQHTGGSLDTPPISTKLSGQRAYLQSLDRSSRAWVLSSGKTSEDICGPQEDRGSNIWYNPIPEEEDANGAHLGQEIWRRRDEMEEEEVTIGAGPGDARAEPGGICVGSAESQSSDWPLEGVCHHFDDITAEDIDATPSDSSPNSQKKTGVSGSVIDRLKSPGTVRKLSLKMKKLPELRRKLSLRSSSHSHRHGIDSRGGGDSTNKNATLAVSNQNVISRYHLDSSALPARPLRQSSKGRSTSKGGYLSDGDSPELLPRQQSPQPVTSLDVVCDVSSFQFYVGSDPPRCSQRVTGLLTVHLLGLEEMKSIRSDSSKEVFLAIQVDGVTRARTAILTLRGPALSLNHTFHLELERARHLRIVVLTPVNQQAVGGVNPGMESSGGPARNRVCCLGGVLVPPLFKGSRSQQLCVKLEPRGLLYVKLSLQEMWDTQTSLATTAPANVFGVELHHLVEKEGSATPVPLIIQKTVAEIERRGLKVVGLYRLCGSAAVKKELRDWFERNSSAVRLNEDLYPDINVVTGILKDYLRELPSPLITRTLYEVVRDAMNLRAPHSSPATAQCAVDLLSCLPPPERATLSLLLDHLSLVASFSSSNRMTHQNLAVCFGPVLLTPTQQAWRGDGGGKATRGGGRVLGHSGEIASAVDFKRHIEALHFLLQQWPVPMHQIPADDQIHASPPPSSVVTHNPLSLQQQRQHCVLRLALPQSPEEEVVVSRRGRGGLARLESPPPINRYAGDWSICGQDLLPGQDADYDEVAGSESDRGSGDEDEEQKKMWASGGSGTLYVDDLMGFDAPFNCRLSLKDFDTLIHDLDRELAKHINICL